A genomic window from Leishmania donovani BPK282A1 complete genome, chromosome 16 includes:
- a CDS encoding protein kinase, putative, which yields MSTAGRYKHVVKLGEGTYGSVYKGTEIQTGKVVAFKRMVVTSDDEGVPGAAIREICLLKELRHDNVVDLFEVLFEPPKITMIFELCDCDLKRFMESRPKRLLDAEAEMRPILKQIFIGLEYLHSRSVVHRDMKPQNIFVNVRAPDFAALTASPSSRQDHLQPPPFSGVPTAVGGDVQSAAGSDGRPNPFAGADSVPPWEAAAAAPSNTPNQLIVKIGDFGLARVEEIPVKKYSHEVVTLWYRSPDVLMGSALYSYPVDIWSMGAIFFEMATSKVLFSGRHEDEQLLRMFWLLGSPTRETWPSMLSYPGAMERLERASRAAAERPDLRFGSEVYVQQQQQQQQPPSSQSHSGSRAPDLLTQIAHKRFYHSLKAIQQREESARSSSNTYQLPVELWFDRPLFGEYMSATGFDSCVTAEGVNLLRQCLLYEPNHRITAAAAVRHAYLHAVSVPTAGALDVLMTSLLQTMEACHLL from the coding sequence ATGTCGACGGCGGGTCGGTACAAGCACGTCGTGAAGCTCGGTGAGGGCACGTACGGCAGCGTCTACAAGGGCACGGAGATTCAAACGGGCAAGGTGGTCGCGTTCAAGCGCATGGTGGTGACTAGCGATGACGAGGGCGtccccggcgccgccatccgCGAGATCTGCCTGCTGAAGGAGCTTCGGCACGACAACGTGGTAGACCTCTTTGAGGTTCTCTTCGAACCGCCCAAGATCACCATGATCTTTGAGCTGTGCGACTGCGACCTGAAGCGTTTCATGGAGTCGCGGCCGAAGCGCTTGCTGGATgccgaggcggagatgcGGCCCATTCTGAAGCAGATCTTCATCGGGCTCGAGTATCTGCACAGTCGTAGCGTGGTGCATCGCGACATGAAGCCGCAGAACATTTTCGTGAACGTGCGCGCGCCAGACTTTGCGGCGTTGACGGCCTCTCCATCCTCTCGCCAAGATCACCTGCAGCCACCACCATTCAGCGGCGTCCCGACCGCTGTTGGCGGAGACGTGCAGTCGGCCGCAGGGAGCGATGGACGTCCAAACCCGTTTGCCGGAGCGGACAGCGTCCCGCcgtgggaggcggcggcggcggcaccgagTAACACACCAAACCAGCTCATTGTGAAGATTGGCGACTTTGGTCTGGCGCGTGTAGAGGAGATCCCGGTGAAGAAGTATTCGCACGAGGTGGTGACGCTGTGGTACCGCAGCCCTGATGTACTGATGGGATCGGCGCTGTACTCCTATCCAGTCGACATATGGTCCATGGGAGCCATCTTTTTCGAAATGGCAACAAGCAAGGTGCTTTTTAGCGGACGCCACGAGGACGAGCAGCTACTGCGCATGTTCTGGCTGTTAGGCTCACCGACGCGAGAGACGTGGCCGTCCATGCTCTCCTACCCCGGAGCGATGGAGCGGCTCGAGCGTGCatcgcgcgcggcagcggagcggcCCGACTTGCGTTTCGGCAGCGAAGTgtacgtgcagcagcagcagcagcagcagcagccgccctcctcgcaGTCCCACAGCGGAAGCCGTGCTCCAGACCTTCTCACACAGATTGCGCACAAGCGCTTCTACCACAGCTTGAAGGCCATTcagcagcgagaggagagcgcTCGCAGCTCATCCAACACGTACCAACTTCCCGTCGAGCTGTGGTTTGACCGCCCGCTGTTCGGCGAGTACATGTCCGCCACTGGCTTTGATAGTTGCGTGACGGCAGAGGGAGTGAACCTTCTGCGCCAGTGCCTCCTGTATGAGCCGAATCATCGcatcacggcagccgcggcggtcCGCCACGCGTACCTGCACGCCGTGTCCGTCCCCACAGCCGGCGCGTTGGACGTCCTCATGACCTCTTTGCTGCAGACGATGGAGGCCTGTCACCTGCTGTGA